A single window of Flavobacterium sp. 140616W15 DNA harbors:
- a CDS encoding tetratricopeptide repeat-containing sensor histidine kinase: MILIIASCKKESNLNVTPKKNSLYSTFLSLADKHTENQTYDSAFYYYNKSKQVCNTNENEKKIYSLLKMASIQQIQGDYFGSETSVTEAIPFFTKTTNPYYKCAVYNNLGINYERLDEYDDAIYNYNKAITFAEIDLQKDILKNNIAVVYQGKDEHKQAEEILYALSQKKSIINDPENQARILDNLGYSYYKNGNPKAIEYINKSIKIREKINDDFGLTTSYMHLAELYSNLNNKLANKYANIAYQKATETNNVDDRLTSLKLIIKNSTGRELKNNTLLYLKVNDSINKSRQKAKNQFAKIKYDSKLDREENLKLKNQKAENALQLEKVKNRNLTLYIIIGLVLGSVFFLYYYLTTKGRREKTAAIYESEIRISKKLHDELANDVYHTIVLAETKDLSTFENKEILLSNLDTIYSGTRNISRQNSTIDTGENFENELKEILSSYNGNETNVIINNSNNINWSKIQAEKKIAIYRVLQELLVNMKKHSRCTFVVIGFEENDKHIKIQYSDNGIGFSEKMNLRNGLKNAENRIQNIKGTLTFESEPNKGLKVKISFPK, from the coding sequence ATGATTCTAATAATTGCTTCTTGCAAAAAAGAATCTAATCTAAATGTGACTCCAAAAAAAAACTCTTTATATAGTACTTTTTTATCCTTAGCAGACAAACATACTGAAAATCAAACATATGATAGTGCATTCTATTATTACAATAAATCTAAACAGGTATGTAATACTAATGAAAATGAGAAAAAAATTTACTCATTATTAAAAATGGCTTCTATTCAGCAAATACAAGGTGACTATTTTGGCAGTGAAACAAGTGTAACAGAAGCAATCCCTTTTTTTACAAAAACTACTAATCCTTATTATAAATGTGCCGTCTATAACAATTTAGGGATAAACTATGAAAGATTAGATGAATATGATGACGCAATTTATAATTATAACAAAGCAATAACATTTGCAGAAATAGATTTGCAAAAGGATATATTAAAAAATAATATCGCTGTAGTTTACCAAGGCAAAGACGAGCACAAACAAGCTGAAGAAATTCTTTACGCCCTAAGTCAAAAAAAAAGTATTATAAATGACCCAGAGAATCAAGCTCGAATACTTGACAATTTAGGCTATTCTTATTATAAAAATGGCAATCCAAAAGCTATAGAATATATCAACAAATCGATAAAAATAAGAGAAAAAATAAATGATGACTTCGGATTAACTACTAGTTACATGCATCTTGCAGAATTATATTCTAATTTAAATAATAAACTTGCAAATAAATACGCAAATATTGCCTACCAAAAAGCTACTGAAACTAACAATGTAGATGATCGTTTGACCTCACTAAAACTAATAATCAAGAACTCTACAGGCAGAGAATTAAAAAATAACACGTTACTCTACTTAAAAGTAAATGACAGTATAAATAAATCAAGGCAAAAAGCTAAAAATCAATTTGCAAAAATTAAATACGATTCTAAACTGGATCGTGAAGAAAATCTAAAACTAAAAAACCAAAAAGCAGAGAATGCATTACAGTTGGAAAAGGTTAAAAATAGAAATTTAACCTTATACATTATAATTGGACTCGTTTTAGGATCTGTTTTTTTTCTTTATTATTATTTAACGACAAAAGGAAGACGAGAAAAAACTGCTGCAATATATGAATCTGAAATTAGAATTTCTAAAAAGCTCCATGATGAACTTGCCAATGATGTATATCATACTATTGTGTTGGCAGAGACCAAAGACCTATCTACCTTTGAAAATAAAGAAATTCTTCTTTCAAATTTAGACACAATATACTCTGGCACCAGAAACATTTCAAGACAAAATAGTACTATTGATACTGGAGAAAATTTCGAGAATGAATTGAAGGAAATATTGTCTAGTTACAATGGTAATGAAACAAACGTTATTATAAACAATAGTAACAATATTAACTGGTCAAAAATTCAAGCTGAAAAGAAAATTGCTATATATCGTGTCCTACAAGAATTACTAGTTAACATGAAAAAACACAGCCGATGTACCTTTGTTGTTATTGGTTTTGAGGAGAATGACAAACATATTAAGATACAATACTCTGATAATGGAATTGGTTTCAGCGAAAAAATGAATTTAAGAAATGGTCTTAAAAATGCGGAAAACCGTATTCAAAACATAAAGGGAACTCTTACTTTTGAATCGGAACCTAATAAAGGATTAAAAGTAAAAATTTCATTTCCAAAATAA
- a CDS encoding response regulator transcription factor, with translation MFKKVLIAEDIDFNDIAVVQVLRELNVPEIEYAKYCDDAFLKMKKAHFDNNPYQLLITDLSFKPDYRENVLKSGEELIATVKESFPEIKIIAFSIEDKTYRIRSLFNQYNINGFVMKGRNSIPELKKAIQNAFNTDEKYLSQELNYILRDKTANEIDNYDIQLIKYLSIGISQENMEGKFKEMGITPNSKSTIEKRLNKLKIYFKANNPTHLVAIAKDLGLV, from the coding sequence ATGTTTAAAAAAGTTTTAATAGCAGAAGATATAGATTTTAACGATATTGCAGTTGTACAAGTACTTCGTGAACTAAATGTTCCCGAAATAGAATATGCTAAATATTGTGATGATGCCTTTCTTAAAATGAAAAAAGCACACTTCGATAACAATCCTTATCAATTATTAATTACTGATTTGTCCTTTAAACCTGATTATCGAGAAAATGTTTTAAAATCTGGTGAAGAACTTATTGCTACTGTTAAAGAATCATTTCCTGAAATCAAAATAATTGCATTTTCTATTGAAGATAAAACGTACCGTATAAGGTCATTGTTTAACCAATACAACATCAATGGTTTTGTAATGAAAGGTCGTAATAGTATTCCTGAATTAAAAAAAGCAATACAAAATGCCTTCAATACTGACGAAAAATATCTTTCTCAAGAGCTAAACTACATTCTTAGAGACAAAACTGCAAATGAGATAGACAATTATGACATTCAACTTATTAAATATCTTTCAATAGGCATATCTCAAGAAAACATGGAAGGCAAATTTAAAGAAATGGGAATTACTCCAAATAGTAAAAGCACAATAGAAAAGCGTCTCAATAAACTTAAAATTTACTTCAAAGCTAATAATCCCACTCATCTTGTTGCAATTGCCAAAGATTTGGGTCTGGTATAA
- a CDS encoding endonuclease/exonuclease/phosphatase family protein, whose protein sequence is MKIQFTVLFFLLTTLLYSQTKILSWNIENFGKSKTEQDIDFIANTIKNHDIIAIQEVVAGYGGAQAVARLVDQLNRKGAKWDYSISNPTSSSAYKTERYAFIWKTNKAKLIGKPWLEKQYEKQIDREPYFATFEKNGKNFTIVSFHAITKSKQPETEIKYFKFLPQQYSNQNLIFVGDFNCPQSHTVFNPLKKMGYLPTLENQKTSLKQKCINNQCLASEYDNIFYHSSKIKIIDKGIIHFYKDFNSLKEARRISDHIPIWMEFSLN, encoded by the coding sequence ATGAAAATCCAATTTACTGTTCTATTTTTTTTATTAACTACACTCCTATACTCCCAAACAAAGATACTCTCGTGGAACATTGAAAACTTTGGAAAATCAAAAACAGAACAAGATATTGACTTTATAGCCAACACTATAAAAAATCATGATATTATTGCAATTCAAGAGGTTGTAGCTGGTTATGGAGGTGCTCAAGCTGTAGCAAGGCTTGTAGACCAACTCAATCGCAAAGGAGCTAAATGGGACTATTCTATAAGTAATCCAACAAGTAGTAGTGCATACAAAACAGAACGGTATGCTTTTATCTGGAAAACTAACAAGGCGAAACTAATTGGAAAACCATGGCTCGAAAAGCAATATGAAAAACAAATAGATCGAGAGCCTTACTTTGCTACTTTTGAAAAGAATGGTAAAAACTTCACAATTGTAAGTTTCCATGCAATTACAAAAAGTAAACAACCTGAAACAGAAATTAAATATTTCAAATTTTTACCTCAGCAATATTCTAATCAAAACTTAATTTTTGTTGGAGATTTTAATTGTCCGCAATCACATACCGTTTTTAATCCATTGAAAAAAATGGGATATTTGCCAACTTTAGAAAACCAAAAAACTTCTTTGAAACAAAAATGTATTAATAACCAATGTTTAGCCTCTGAGTATGATAATATTTTTTATCATTCTTCAAAAATTAAAATAATAGACAAAGGAATAATTCATTTCTACAAAGACTTTAATTCTTTGAAAGAAGCAAGAAGGATATCTGATCACATTCCGATATGGATGGAGTTTTCTTTAAATTAA
- a CDS encoding asparagine synthetase B, which yields MKYYFAYVFFFLLSFSGKASFILLPMDETTQQNHLKAYGITYWCLSKNYKASWLLNYRGGSFLLPDAEEIRKECKIRGVSFEILSDSEENSILNEISSPSQNMETVILEKAPKIAVYTPKGKQPWDDAVTLVLTYAEIPFTPIYDEEVLSDQLLLYDWLHLHHEDFTGQYGKFYAAYKNTPWYIEQKKDTEALATKLGYDKVSKEKGAVAKKIRDFVIGGGFMFAMCSATDSFDIALAADGVDICEAMFDGDASEPNYQSKLNYANSFAFRDFTLERKPEVYEFSDIDMTPKRRISMEKDYFTLMEFSAKWDPIPSMLCQNHTQLVKGFMGQTTSFDANFVKSNALVMGTCEINGEVRYLHGEKGKGMFTFFGGHDPEDYQHKVGDPPTVLDLHPNSPGYRLILNNVLFPAAKKKKLKT from the coding sequence ATGAAATATTATTTTGCTTACGTTTTCTTCTTTTTATTATCATTTAGTGGCAAGGCTTCGTTTATTTTACTTCCCATGGATGAAACTACACAGCAAAATCATCTAAAGGCATATGGAATTACTTATTGGTGTTTGAGTAAGAATTATAAAGCCAGTTGGTTACTTAATTATAGAGGAGGTTCTTTTTTATTACCAGATGCAGAAGAGATTCGTAAAGAATGTAAAATCCGAGGGGTTAGTTTTGAAATACTTTCTGATAGTGAAGAGAATTCTATTTTAAATGAAATTTCAAGTCCATCTCAAAATATGGAAACTGTTATTCTTGAAAAAGCTCCCAAAATAGCAGTTTATACACCAAAGGGGAAACAACCTTGGGACGATGCAGTAACTTTAGTATTAACATATGCAGAGATTCCATTTACTCCGATTTATGATGAAGAAGTTTTAAGTGATCAGTTATTATTATATGATTGGTTGCATTTGCATCATGAAGATTTTACAGGTCAATATGGTAAATTTTATGCCGCTTATAAAAACACACCATGGTATATTGAGCAAAAGAAAGATACAGAAGCATTGGCAACTAAATTAGGTTATGATAAAGTATCAAAAGAAAAAGGAGCAGTAGCAAAAAAAATTAGAGATTTTGTTATTGGTGGTGGGTTTATGTTTGCAATGTGTTCAGCAACTGATAGTTTTGATATAGCTTTGGCAGCAGATGGAGTTGATATTTGTGAAGCAATGTTTGATGGCGATGCAAGTGAGCCAAACTACCAATCGAAGCTTAATTATGCTAATTCATTTGCTTTTAGAGATTTTACCTTAGAACGTAAACCTGAAGTATATGAGTTTTCAGATATAGATATGACTCCAAAAAGGCGTATTTCAATGGAAAAGGACTATTTTACTTTAATGGAATTTTCAGCAAAATGGGATCCAATTCCGAGTATGTTATGTCAAAATCATACGCAATTAGTAAAAGGATTTATGGGGCAAACGACTTCGTTTGATGCCAATTTTGTTAAATCGAATGCTTTGGTAATGGGAACATGTGAAATTAACGGAGAAGTAAGATATCTTCATGGTGAAAAAGGAAAAGGGATGTTTACTTTTTTTGGAGGTCATGATCCTGAAGATTATCAACATAAAGTAGGTGACCCACCAACAGTTTTAGATTTACATCCAAATTCGCCTGGCTACCGATTAATACTCAATAATGTTCTGTTTCCAGCAGCTAAGAAGAAAAAACTTAAAACTTAA
- a CDS encoding response regulator transcription factor, with translation MKAPIKIILVDDEVLFRKGIIFLLEREDNFKVVFEASNGSELISYLDKTTSQPDIIIIDLKMPVLNGVEATKIIHKNYPDIKIIALTSYDTKSFVANMLQVGAVSYLIKNTTPKDLIYTINQVSTKGYYYNENVLKIIQSIAKEGKNTRCNLDTNFLSAREIEVLRLICLQKSTAEIAEELFISPRTVEGHRNNLLLKTESRNTAGLVVYAIQNQIAVLAN, from the coding sequence ATGAAAGCCCCGATAAAAATAATTTTAGTTGATGATGAAGTTTTATTTCGTAAAGGAATTATCTTTTTATTGGAACGAGAAGACAATTTTAAAGTTGTTTTTGAAGCGTCAAATGGGAGTGAACTAATATCTTATCTTGATAAAACAACTAGTCAACCTGATATTATTATTATCGATTTAAAAATGCCAGTTTTAAATGGAGTAGAAGCAACCAAAATTATTCATAAAAACTACCCAGATATTAAAATTATTGCTCTAACGAGTTATGATACTAAATCGTTTGTTGCAAATATGTTGCAAGTTGGAGCAGTTTCTTATTTAATAAAGAATACAACACCAAAAGATTTGATATATACAATTAATCAAGTAAGCACAAAGGGATATTATTATAATGAAAATGTTCTTAAAATTATTCAAAGTATTGCCAAAGAGGGTAAAAATACTAGATGTAATTTGGATACCAATTTTCTTTCAGCCCGTGAAATAGAAGTCTTACGTTTGATTTGTTTGCAAAAAAGTACTGCTGAAATAGCAGAAGAACTTTTTATTAGCCCCAGAACTGTAGAAGGGCATCGTAATAATTTATTACTAAAAACAGAGTCTAGAAATACTGCAGGATTAGTTGTTTATGCAATTCAAAACCAAATTGCAGTTCTTGCGAATTGA
- a CDS encoding sensor histidine kinase has translation MNSSPIPESEIVAIIIFGCLSFILMGIVLVLFFYFSRKKIIKEQLEKKDLEIQYQKDQVQAVIITQEEERKRIAQDLHDDISSKLNVVSLNSYLLRTSNLSEKEVMEITDNIIDLTAKALDNSRKIAHGLFPPVLEKFGLHAGIEELCLEFESSKAVKVDYKNKIQFDEKYKDKHLHVFRILQELMNNSLRHGKATQISISFDDKNGINTGLYSDNGIGFDSNNADNFKGLGMKNIESRISFLNGTISVNSSVNNGVSVIFTF, from the coding sequence ATGAATTCAAGCCCAATTCCAGAAAGTGAGATTGTAGCTATAATTATTTTTGGATGTTTATCATTCATATTAATGGGAATTGTTTTAGTATTGTTTTTTTATTTTTCAAGAAAGAAAATTATAAAAGAACAATTAGAAAAAAAAGATTTAGAAATCCAATACCAAAAAGATCAGGTTCAAGCTGTTATTATTACACAAGAAGAAGAACGAAAGCGAATCGCACAAGATTTGCATGATGATATTAGTTCCAAACTTAATGTGGTTTCATTAAATAGTTACCTATTACGTACTTCAAATTTAAGCGAAAAAGAAGTAATGGAGATTACTGATAATATTATAGACTTAACTGCTAAGGCACTTGATAATTCTAGAAAAATTGCTCACGGTTTATTTCCTCCAGTTTTAGAAAAATTTGGACTACATGCAGGAATAGAAGAATTATGTTTAGAGTTTGAAAGTAGTAAAGCCGTTAAGGTAGACTATAAAAACAAAATTCAATTCGATGAAAAATACAAAGACAAGCATTTGCATGTTTTTAGAATTTTACAAGAACTGATGAATAATTCTTTACGACATGGTAAGGCAACTCAAATTTCGATTTCTTTTGATGATAAAAATGGTATAAATACAGGATTATATTCTGATAATGGAATTGGTTTTGATAGTAATAATGCAGATAATTTTAAAGGACTTGGTATGAAAAATATAGAAAGTAGAATTTCTTTTTTGAATGGAACTATATCTGTAAATTCATCTGTAAATAACGGTGTTTCAGTAATTTTTACGTTTTAG
- a CDS encoding phage tail protein — protein sequence MSTEPFIGEIKILAFNFAPRGYATCQGQTLGIAQNTALFSLIGTYYGGNGQTTFQLPNLQGRMPVGQGQSALGASYQMGQTGGVTSVSILTSNMPAHVHTLTNVAVKIKASTANADESAAEGNFPATTKASTYSGNGATNNVFTGGTAITGNTDPSGTGIPISVQNPYLTINYSIATEGIFPSRN from the coding sequence ATGTCTACAGAACCATTTATCGGAGAAATTAAGATTTTAGCATTCAACTTTGCGCCTAGAGGTTACGCGACCTGTCAAGGTCAAACACTAGGTATTGCACAAAACACCGCATTATTCTCTCTTATAGGGACTTATTATGGAGGAAATGGCCAAACAACATTTCAACTTCCTAATCTGCAAGGTCGCATGCCAGTAGGTCAAGGACAAAGTGCTTTAGGAGCTAGTTATCAGATGGGACAAACTGGAGGAGTAACTTCTGTTTCTATATTGACATCAAATATGCCTGCACACGTTCACACCCTAACCAATGTTGCGGTAAAGATAAAAGCTTCTACTGCAAATGCAGATGAATCTGCAGCAGAAGGGAACTTTCCAGCCACTACCAAAGCATCTACTTATTCAGGAAATGGAGCTACTAATAACGTTTTTACTGGAGGAACAGCAATTACAGGTAATACTGACCCATCAGGTACAGGTATACCGATTAGTGTACAAAATCCTTATTTAACAATCAACTATTCCATTGCTACAGAGGGAATATTTCCAAGTAGAAATTAA
- a CDS encoding ABC transporter substrate-binding protein, whose product MEVVGILLSRSTYYQTIGFDLYEGLRSSLKQLGRSDIKIVTENIGFGADKQQCYRSAEKLLLEENATVVIAYIGHRTAQLLRPLFLATNRILIVLDAGANMPHEWPTCPNIFYHSLHNSLAASLVAKEATKDGYKSAGMVTGYYDGGYLHTYSISKAFQDNGGTISFNHATGYKTEDFTMEPLKEHLNNFPESALLSIFSGDYVQWYFEQIKNTFEDQNLPIYLTPFGLEETMLSNAIYPGNKAKGIAAWSKKIESAENKIFIDAMTELGKTPNLFSLLSWESATIAIKAIELTLEYKNSIPNISQDLQALTFVSPRGKIYFDTKTNTSISPLYKATIVSNTEGKCELQLEGEVTEVNKYYKKLTNQDLDQSTSAWYNSYVCI is encoded by the coding sequence ATGGAAGTAGTAGGGATTTTATTATCACGTTCTACATACTATCAAACAATTGGTTTTGATTTATATGAAGGTCTCCGTTCTAGTCTAAAACAATTGGGACGGAGTGATATCAAAATAGTTACAGAAAATATAGGTTTCGGTGCTGATAAACAACAATGTTATCGCAGTGCCGAAAAGCTTTTGCTTGAAGAAAATGCAACTGTTGTAATTGCATACATCGGTCATCGTACTGCTCAATTACTTCGTCCACTTTTTCTAGCGACAAATAGAATATTGATTGTTTTAGATGCAGGCGCTAATATGCCTCATGAGTGGCCAACCTGCCCAAATATTTTTTATCATTCGCTTCATAATTCATTAGCTGCTTCGCTTGTAGCTAAAGAGGCAACAAAAGACGGATACAAAAGTGCTGGCATGGTAACAGGTTATTATGATGGTGGGTATTTACATACTTATAGTATTTCAAAAGCATTTCAAGACAATGGGGGTACAATATCTTTTAATCATGCTACTGGCTATAAAACAGAAGACTTTACGATGGAACCGTTAAAAGAACATTTAAATAATTTTCCTGAAAGTGCCTTGTTAAGCATTTTTAGTGGCGATTATGTACAATGGTATTTTGAACAAATAAAAAACACATTTGAAGATCAAAATCTGCCAATCTATCTAACTCCATTTGGATTAGAAGAAACAATGCTAAGTAATGCTATATATCCAGGAAATAAAGCAAAAGGTATTGCTGCTTGGTCTAAAAAAATTGAATCTGCAGAAAATAAAATTTTCATTGATGCAATGACAGAATTAGGAAAAACACCTAATCTATTCTCTTTGTTAAGTTGGGAAAGTGCAACTATAGCTATAAAAGCAATAGAACTAACTCTTGAATATAAAAATAGTATCCCAAATATTAGCCAAGATCTACAAGCGCTAACATTCGTAAGTCCAAGAGGGAAAATTTATTTTGATACAAAAACCAACACCTCTATTTCTCCTTTATATAAAGCAACCATTGTCTCAAACACAGAAGGAAAATGTGAATTACAATTGGAAGGTGAAGTAACAGAAGTAAATAAATATTATAAAAAACTAACCAACCAAGATTTAGATCAAAGCACATCGGCTTGGTACAATAGCTATGTCTGTATTTAA
- a CDS encoding methionyl-tRNA formyltransferase: protein MEAQKRIMVLCGGKFAFNTLQLLAYERFICAIGIGKSNNTIIDALERESEDNNFGFKSFPSKKSMEEMRSWIDTIKPDYIFCISFPFLLPESVLSYGNDKFINFHPAPLPQYRGVMPIFEVLKNQEKETAICAHYMNEKFDQGNIIFNDPVRTQENDTYGKLTVRLSARMAQVALNMANMLQFASNIPNHPQDESLAYYYEKPELTDTYINWKRMYATEIIALINACNPWNSGADATLMDEQVKIIVATLLDEPHQEKPGTIISINNTINVACEDNKQIAIEILSTDEGIMTANQYALLKPLVANPISN, encoded by the coding sequence ATGGAAGCACAAAAAAGAATAATGGTATTATGTGGCGGAAAGTTCGCCTTTAACACGTTGCAATTATTAGCATATGAGAGATTCATATGCGCTATTGGTATCGGGAAAAGCAATAACACAATAATAGATGCTTTAGAGAGAGAATCAGAAGACAATAACTTCGGGTTCAAATCATTCCCTTCTAAAAAAAGCATGGAAGAAATGAGAAGTTGGATTGATACTATTAAACCCGATTACATCTTTTGTATCTCATTCCCATTTCTTCTTCCTGAATCTGTTCTGTCCTATGGAAATGATAAATTCATCAATTTCCACCCAGCACCGTTACCACAATACCGCGGCGTAATGCCAATTTTTGAAGTACTTAAAAATCAAGAAAAGGAGACTGCCATTTGTGCGCATTATATGAATGAAAAATTTGATCAAGGAAATATTATTTTTAATGATCCTGTAAGAACACAAGAGAATGACACTTACGGAAAATTAACGGTGAGATTAAGTGCCCGTATGGCACAAGTAGCATTGAATATGGCAAATATGCTACAATTTGCTAGTAACATTCCTAATCATCCACAAGATGAGTCATTGGCTTACTATTATGAAAAACCTGAACTAACGGATACTTACATTAATTGGAAGCGAATGTATGCTACTGAAATCATTGCATTAATAAATGCATGTAATCCTTGGAATTCTGGAGCTGATGCTACTTTAATGGATGAACAGGTTAAAATAATAGTAGCAACCCTATTAGATGAACCACATCAGGAGAAACCTGGAACAATCATTTCTATAAACAATACGATAAATGTAGCTTGTGAAGATAACAAACAAATTGCAATCGAAATACTTAGTACAGACGAAGGTATAATGACGGCTAATCAATATGCCTTATTAAAGCCATTAGTGGCAAACCCCATATCTAACTAA